The nucleotide window GAACGCTCCGCTCGGGTGATTCACCGTTCGATCGTTTCTTCGCCGGCGACAGCACCGCGTTGTCGACCGAGGCCCGAGACGGATTCCGACTCTTCGTAGGACGAGCGCGATGTTCGCTCTGTCACGCCGGCCCCACGCTCAACGATCAATCCTTTCACAACACCGGCGTAGCATGGCGCGACGGCATGCTGGCCGATTCCGGCCGGGCCGCCGTGACCCGTACGCCCGACGCTCTCGGGGCGTTCAAGACCCCCTCGCTCCGGAACGTCGCGCGTACCTCGCCTTACATGCACGACGGTAGCATCGCCACCCTAGAAGAGGTCCTCGAGTTCTACGACGACGGCGGAAACTCCAATCCCTATCAAGACCCCGATATCCGTCCGCTGAACCTCGACGCGAGTGAGCGGAGCGAACTGCTGGCGTTTCTCAGATCGTTGAGCGGCGAGGTCACGGTCGGCGAGGTAAGATTACCTGACACTCAGCATTAGCGGATTCCGCCCGCCCTGCTCTGCTTCTCGAAGCCCCAGCCCGAGTCAATTCTCGCCCGTCCATCGGGTTCGTAGCGCCTCTCGGTCGACCATCCGACCTCGAAGATAGACCTGGTAGATGGTACGCGTGTTCCGAATGTCTTCGAGCGGGTTTTCGTCGAGGATGACGAAGTCGGCGCTTTTTCCGACGGTGAGCGTGCCCATCTCGCTCAGCCCGAGTCGTTGCGCGGGTCGGCTGGTGCCCGCCGCGATCGCCTGCATCGGGGTCATGCCCAGACGAACGAAGATTTCCAGCTCCCGGTGACCCGTGTAGCCGAAGAAGTGGCCCGGTAGAGCCCCGGCATCGGTCCCGAGCACGATGTCCACATTCGCGTCCAGAAGCCGAGAAAAAGCCTCCCTCAATATCCGTTCGCGCTCAGCCGCAGTCGCCGAAGGCGCCTGCGCATTGGCGCCCGCCGGCTGGCGCGAGTCGTAAGCTTCGCCGAGGCGCGCCCACACCCCGGGATGCGTCGCGTCCTGCAGGAACGGGTCGTCCGCCACGCGCTCGCGCCGGAGCTCACCCAGCCCGAGATTCGGTACCAGAAAGGCTCCCGAGTCGTGGATCTGCGTGGCCAGGTTCGCGCCCATCGCCGCGCCGATGCGCCCGTGAAGGAATCCCGCCACGCCCGCCTCGAGCAGATCCGGCATGTCCTGCGCGTTCTGCTGATGCACGAAGACTTCGATGCCGTACACCTGGGCCTCATCGAGGATCGCGTGATAGACCTCCCGGCTCAGCTTCTCCTGGCTTCCCCCACGATCGTCGACCCAGATCTTGATGAAGGGGATGCCTTTGGCGGAGACATCACGGACCGCCCGCCGAGCCTCTTCGGCCGACGCGACCCCCCTCAGAACGGTCATCCCGGTCTCGTCGGCGATGGCGATAGCCTGCGTCAGGAACTGGTTGTTGGGCCCCTGCCCTGGCGGCGCCATGCCGGCGGCGAAGACCAGCCGTGCGCCTTCTGCGTCGCTCGCCTGTTGCGCCCTTTGGACTTCGAGCGCGAGGTCTTCAGGGTCGCTGCCGGCCGAAAAGACGGCGCCGAACCCGTAGTAGGCGTAGCGCTCGAGATGATCGATCACGTTGTCGCGCGTGTAGTTCTCGGCTCCCCAGCTCGCGTACCCTTCGTATCCCAGGTGCGCGTGCGCGTCGATCAAGGCCGGAATGATCGTCTTTCCCCTCACGTCGGTCCGGCTGGCTCCGGATGGCACGACGACCTCCCCGGTAGGCCCAACCGCAACGATCCGGTCGCCTTCTACGAGGAGATCGCCGCGCTCGATCAGGTCCCCATCCCCGATGATCAGCCGTGCCCCTTCGAAGAGCACGACCGCTTTTGGACCGGCATCCGAGGACGCTGGGCTCCCATCCGGTGCCGGCCCGGAATCGGCCGGGCCACATCCTGCCGCTAGGAGCGCGACAACGACGAGGCCGAGTGACCAGATCAGAGTCTTTGTGGGTCGCATCTCACGCATCCGCATCACACATGTCCCCGGGGTCGCCGGCTGGACGTCCGCAGCCCCTATGCTGAGGGCGAGACTCTATCACGGCCGAGGTTGCAGCCAATCACGCCGTGAGGTTCGCCTTCAGCGAGGTCCTCTCCCTCGAGGCGAGACGCCCCAGCCCAATCCGAACGGGAATCCTCCCCAGTCGTTCGCCACTAGCCCGATCGGTCAGGTGGTCGCCGCCGTCTTGAGCTCCTGGATCCGCATCTCGAACTGTCCGCGCTCGGCTGCGCTCTCCTCCATGTTGCTCAATACGCGCTCGTAGAGCTCGATGGCGCCGGAGGCATCGCCCTGGTCGGCCCGAATCCGAGCGGCACTCGCCAACGCGTCGCGCACCTGGAAGTCGAGCTCCGAGCGATCCGCGATCCTCAAATAGATCGCTTCGGCCTCACTCCAGAGGTTGTCCTGCTCGTAGGCGGCACCGAGCAGCGCGGCTCCCTGGAACTCGATCGGGTCTCGCGGCGAGGCGCCGAGCGGCTCCAGCACGACCTGGGCCTGCTCCGGATCGTCGGACTGCAAGTACAAATCGCCTAGCAGCAGCCGTGCTTCGCCCTCGTAGGCGGTGCCACCGAAGCGCTCGAGGAACGTGACAAGCTCGTTCTTGGCGCCCTCGCGGTCCTGGATCGCGATCGACTGATGCACGGCCTCGAGCTGCTGCGCCGCCTGCTGAACCAAGTCCTCCTGATAGTTCCGGTAGTACCATATTCCGGCAATCCCGATGACGGCGACCACGCCCAGAACCGTCAGGAGCTGCTGGTTGGCGCTGGTCCATTTGCCCACGTGCAGCACCTTCGCGAGGAAGATGTCGTCGGGGTCGTTGCTGTGCTCTTGGTGGGTCCGGCGGGCACCGGGATGACGCTGCGACATGAAAGGACCTTCTTCTCGGGAAGCGCCAAAAGCTAGACGGGGCGGAGATTTCGGTCAACGCGCCGGTCAGTGCTTCGCAGCCTCGACAGGCCCCCTGAAAACGCCGGGCCCGAGCCCCTCGGGTCAGCCGTCTGAATCGGTCTCGGAGGGGTGATACCCAGCCAAGATCCAGAGGTCGCGCGGACGCCGAAGCACGAGGAAGCCGTCGGCCATCGCAACCACACCGTCGTAGAGCCAGTCGTTGAGCAGCGTCGTCACGGTGGCCCGATGAGCCCCTGCCAGGTCGGCGAGCACCTGGTGGGTCAGTTTGACCGAAAGATGCACTCCGCGCCCGGCCGGGTCACCGCACCGCGCGCTGAGATCCAGAAGCACTTCCGCGAGGCGCTGTGCGGCGGTGGGGCCCCGTGAACCGCCCTGCGCATGGCGCAGGCGATGCAACTCTCGCTCGACACCCTCGAGGTAGGCGTCCAGACTCTTCTTCGCCGTCTTTAGGCCAGTCAGAACGCTTGTCGTCGGCAGAGCGACCACGCTGCACGTCGATCCCGCGATCGCCCCGTACCTTCGGTGGCCCTCGGTGAACGCTTCATCGCCAAAGAGCTCCCAAGGGAGCGCCACCGACACCGTTCGCTCGCTCCTCCCCTTCTCCATCCCCGGCAGCACGAGCCGCATGAATCCGGACTGAACGAGGAACACGTTCTTGGCGGAACTTCCGGCCGCGTAAAGCGGCCGCCCCTTTACGAGTCGCACCACCTCCGCGCGTTTCACGAGCCGGAACAGCTTGCGGTCCCGCGCCGGAACGAGGTGAAACGGCATCGTCAAGCCTCCGCAGCGCCGCCGGAGGGTACGTTCTTCAACGCCGGGTGCAACGCGAGCCCTACTGCGACGAGGATGAGCGGCATCGAAAGCAGCGTCGCCGGCTGCGGTCCGATCGCGTCCGCGAGTAGACCCGTACCCAGAACGCCGACCGAGCCGGTGGCCCATGCGAGTCCCATGACGACGCCCGAGCTCACAGCGGCACCTCGAGGGAGCATCTCCTGCGCCATCACGACGATCGGAGGCAACGTGGCCATGCCGAGGAAGCCAGCGACCGCGGCGAAGACGAGCCCGAGTCCGCCCTGCGGCCCGAGCCAGACCGCCGCGAGGTGAGCCGGTAACGCCCAGGCACAGAGATGTGCCAGCAGGAGCCTCCGATCGACCCTGTCGGCTAGAACCCCCCCGGTCACCGTGCCGAGCACCTGCGCGCCGAGGTAGATGGTGAGCACAACCGCACCCAGAGTCTCGGATCCACCGAACTCCGCCACGATGATCGGCGTCATGGTGAGAAACGTGCGTTGCACGAACGCCATCGTTGCGCTGATGCCGAAGATGAGCCCGAGTGGGCCGACGAGGTGGTGCAGCACCTCCAGGGGCGCAGGCGGCGCCTCCGCTGCCTTCGTCTCCGCGCGACCACTCGGCAGCGTACGGAAGAAGAACGGCGTCAGAATCAACGCCGGCAGCATCGCGATCCACAGACCCTCCATGCCGCGCCACTGCACGAGACCGACCGCGATCAGGGGCCCCGCCGCGAAACCGAGGGAGCCGCCGAACGCGAACACCGAGTAGCGAGCTCCTCCTCCCCTTCCCTCTCCCACCCGCACCGCGTACGAAGCGCCCGGAGGGTGGAACGCCGCGCTTCCGAGTCCGCCAAGCATCAGCAGAATCGCGAGCACCCAGAAACCCGACGCGAAGCC belongs to Gemmatimonadota bacterium and includes:
- a CDS encoding amidohydrolase family protein — encoded protein: MRPTKTLIWSLGLVVVALLAAGCGPADSGPAPDGSPASSDAGPKAVVLFEGARLIIGDGDLIERGDLLVEGDRIVAVGPTGEVVVPSGASRTDVRGKTIIPALIDAHAHLGYEGYASWGAENYTRDNVIDHLERYAYYGFGAVFSAGSDPEDLALEVQRAQQASDAEGARLVFAAGMAPPGQGPNNQFLTQAIAIADETGMTVLRGVASAEEARRAVRDVSAKGIPFIKIWVDDRGGSQEKLSREVYHAILDEAQVYGIEVFVHQQNAQDMPDLLEAGVAGFLHGRIGAAMGANLATQIHDSGAFLVPNLGLGELRRERVADDPFLQDATHPGVWARLGEAYDSRQPAGANAQAPSATAAERERILREAFSRLLDANVDIVLGTDAGALPGHFFGYTGHRELEIFVRLGMTPMQAIAAGTSRPAQRLGLSEMGTLTVGKSADFVILDENPLEDIRNTRTIYQVYLRGRMVDREALRTRWTGEN
- a CDS encoding tetratricopeptide repeat protein, which codes for MSQRHPGARRTHQEHSNDPDDIFLAKVLHVGKWTSANQQLLTVLGVVAVIGIAGIWYYRNYQEDLVQQAAQQLEAVHQSIAIQDREGAKNELVTFLERFGGTAYEGEARLLLGDLYLQSDDPEQAQVVLEPLGASPRDPIEFQGAALLGAAYEQDNLWSEAEAIYLRIADRSELDFQVRDALASAARIRADQGDASGAIELYERVLSNMEESAAERGQFEMRIQELKTAATT
- a CDS encoding MFS transporter, with protein sequence MHVVVSKVEGRPQAVSPTRIAIVVALAHGLNDGYASFIPPLLPRIMDNMGLSIASAATLAVTFSIASALPQPLFGYLADRHGRRVFAVAGPLVSGIFIASIGFASGFWVLAILLMLGGLGSAAFHPPGASYAVRVGEGRGGGARYSVFAFGGSLGFAAGPLIAVGLVQWRGMEGLWIAMLPALILTPFFFRTLPSGRAETKAAEAPPAPLEVLHHLVGPLGLIFGISATMAFVQRTFLTMTPIIVAEFGGSETLGAVVLTIYLGAQVLGTVTGGVLADRVDRRLLLAHLCAWALPAHLAAVWLGPQGGLGLVFAAVAGFLGMATLPPIVVMAQEMLPRGAAVSSGVVMGLAWATGSVGVLGTGLLADAIGPQPATLLSMPLILVAVGLALHPALKNVPSGGAAEA
- a CDS encoding Crp/Fnr family transcriptional regulator, which encodes MPFHLVPARDRKLFRLVKRAEVVRLVKGRPLYAAGSSAKNVFLVQSGFMRLVLPGMEKGRSERTVSVALPWELFGDEAFTEGHRRYGAIAGSTCSVVALPTTSVLTGLKTAKKSLDAYLEGVERELHRLRHAQGGSRGPTAAQRLAEVLLDLSARCGDPAGRGVHLSVKLTHQVLADLAGAHRATVTTLLNDWLYDGVVAMADGFLVLRRPRDLWILAGYHPSETDSDG